A DNA window from Onthophagus taurus isolate NC chromosome 1, IU_Otau_3.0, whole genome shotgun sequence contains the following coding sequences:
- the LOC111427110 gene encoding kinesin-like protein KIF12: MSRRNYFGKTISRSLVGSPNNSIYSFGGKSNRTPENASSISTSSRSGSLECLDLDEKLRKVLSDAGEEDGNINVVVRVRPLSEKEKRVRDPSIVQLLPDGQIMIENFGNKPKIFSYNTVFEPTATQEDVLQYSGVKRLIEMAIEGFRCTIFCYGQTGSGKTHTLTGPPKLFKKLSPYSEHHGLIFRAFLHIFEEIQKRNNFNFILKASFLEIYNEKVIDLLNPAIRRKPLAVRWSKKNRGFFVENLFMVDCEELDDLIGVLEEGIRNRSMGYHNMNDFSSRSHTILTVYITSEQPAEGGVFISRSGKINFVDLAGSEMTKKTQSAGKTLEEANNINKSLMVLGYCISTLSDTKKKNNYIPYRDSKLTKLLADSLAGNGVTLMIACISPARSNLNETLNTLRYASRAKKIKLKPVVMMDPREALILSLKQTVENLELENEHLRNALSTVPLSDFTLISKDVNSNVPKLNVDDIVHMDNKELIQLVQVYAEENENLKNDNAQLFYLKDQMLRDQELLSRENEKLVRNLEEAQRVTVRSPNIAVRPVMSANDLLTLNDDEYSLAFKNRDIWTNPEEMKKDNNELLPPAVEKELNKRRIEIPKLKLNSKSSESSGSVSSLPEISLKRLQQKNPDLFGSYINN, from the exons ATGTCGCGTAGAAATTACTTTGGAAAGACCATCAGTCGAAGTTTGGTGGGAAGTCCCAACAATTCGATTTATTCTTTTGGCGGGAAAAGTAATCGAACTCCAGAAAATGCTTCGAGTATTTCTACAAGCAGTAG aaGTGGAAGTTTGGAGTGTTTAGATTTGGATGAAAAACTGCGAAAAGTGTTAAGTGACGCAGGCGAAGAAGACGGTAACATAAACGTGGTAGTAAG GGTACGACCTCTAAGCGAGAAAGAGAAGAGAGTTCGAGATCCATCGATCGTACAACTTCTCCCTGACGGCCAAATTATGATCGAAAATTTCGGGAATAAACCGAAAATTTTTAGCTATAACACCGTTTTTGAACCAACGGCTACGCAAGAAGATGTTTTGCAATATTCGGGGGTTAAGCGATTGATTGAAATGGCTATTGAAGGATTTCGGTgcacaattttttgttatggACAAACTGGAAGTGGGAAAACTCACACGTTAACTGGACCACCTAAATTA ttTAAGAAGCTTTCCCCATACAGTGAACATCACGGTTTGATATTTCGAGCTTTTTTACACATATTTGAGGAAAtccaaaaaagaaacaacttcaattttatattgaaAGCAAGTTTTTTGGAGATTTACAATGAAAAGGTTATCGATTTATTAAACCCGGCTATTCGAAGAAAACCTTTGGCTGTTCGATGGAGCAAAAAAAATCGCGGCTTTTTCGTCGAGAATCTATTTATGGTCGATTGTGAGGAGTTGGACGATTTGATTGGGGTTTTAGAAGAAGGGATTCGTAATCGATCGATGGGTTATCATAACATGAATGACTTTTCAAG tCGAAGTCATACAATTTTAACTGTGTATATAACGTCTGAACAACCAGCAGAAGGAGGTGTTTTTATATCAAGATcaggtaaaataaattttgtggATTTAGCGGGGAGCGAAATGACGAAGAAGACGCAAAGCGCCGGAAAAACTTTAGAAGAAGcgaataatataaataaaagccTTATGGTTTTAG GTTATTGCATATCAACGTTAAGcgatacaaagaaaaaaaataactacatCCCTTACAGAGACtcaaaattaacaaagttATTAGCAGATTCTTTGGCGGGAAACGGCGTCACTTTAATGATAGCCTGTATATCTCCGGCTCGTTCAAATTTAAACGAAACTTTAAACACTTTGAGATACGCAAGCCGAgcgaaaaagattaaattaaaaccggTCGTTATGATGGATCCAAGAGaagctttaattttatcgctAAAACAAACCGTGGAAAATTTAGAATTAGAAAACGAGCATTTAAGAAACGCTTTATCAACAGTACCTTTATCAGATTTTACTTTAA tttcaaaagatgttaattCAAACGTACCAAAATTAAACGTTGATGATATAGTCCATATGGACAACAAAGAATTAATCCAATTAGTGCAAGTGTACGCggaagaaaacgaaaatttaaaaaacgacAACGcccaattattttatttaaaagatcaAATGTTGAGGGACCAAGAATTGTTAAGTagagaaaacgaaaaattggtTCGAAATCTCGAAGAAGCACAGAGAGTCACAGTAAGATCGCCGAATATCGCGGTGAGACCTGTTATGTCAGCAAATGATCTTTTAACGTTGAATGATGATGAATATTCTTTGGCGTTTAAAAATAGAGACATTTGGACTAATCCGGAAGAAATGaaaaag gaTAATAATGAATTACTACCTCCTGCAGTAGAAAAAGAATTGAATAAACGAAGGATAGAAAttccaaaattgaaattaaattcgaAATCGTCCGAGTCATCGGGAAGCGTTTCAAGTTTACCTGAAATTTCGTTGAAACGACTTCAACAGAAAAATCCTGATTTGTTTGGgagttatattaataattaa
- the LOC111426920 gene encoding annexin B10 isoform X2 → MATITAKSNFNVAEDATTLREAMKGFGTDEDIIIDILTTRTNNQRQAIANYFKNDLERDLIDDLKSELGGHFEDVIVALIMPPTEYLCRELNRAMDGAGTDEETLIEIICSRENGEICKIVDTYESVYERPLTEHMCSETGGELRRLLTLILTGTRDDSKIINAEEAKEKAQALYEAGEGRWGTHESTFSAILAHENFKQLRLIFDEYKNISGNTIEQALKHELDGDYLDALLTIVECIQSPPAYFAQRLYKAMHGLGTDDKTLIRIIVSRSEIDLEQIKEEFERQYNKTLTSYVEGETGGDYKKALLAIIK, encoded by the exons ATGGCAACAATAActgcaaaatcaaattttaacgTCGCCGAAGATGCAACAACATTAAGAGAAGCCATGAAGGGTTTCGGAACTGATGAAGatataattattgatattttaaccactagaactaataatCAACGTCAAGCTATCgctaattattttaaaaatgatttggaaagg gatttaaTCGATGATTTAAAAAGTGAACTTGGCGGTCATTTTGAAGACGTCATAGTCGCTCTAATAATGCCACCTACCGAATATTTATGTCGTGAACTTAATCGAGCTATGGATGGGGCAGGAACGGATGAAGAAACTTTAATTGAGATTATTTGCAGTAGAGAAAATGGGGAGATttgtaaaattgttgataCATACGAAAGCG TCTATGAACGTCCTCTTACTGAACATATGTGCAGTGAAACCGGCGGTGAATTGCGAAGACTCTTAACGTTGATCTTAACGGGAACTCGTGATGATTCGAAAATAATCAATGCGGAAGAGGCAAAAGAAAAAGCACAAGCTTTGTACGAAGCCGGCGAAGGTCGTTGGGGTACTCACGAAAGTACTTTTTCAGCGATTTTGGCGCACGAAAATTTCAAACAGcttagattaatttttgatgagtataaaaatatttctggaaATACCATCGAACAAGCGCTTAAACACGAATTAGATGGAGATTATTTGGATGCTTTGTTAACAATAG ttgaaTGTATTCAAAGTCCACCGGCTTATTTCGCTCAAAGACTGTACAAAGCAATGCATGGTTTAGGTACTGATGATAAAACTTTGATTAGAATAATTGTGAGTCGATCAGAAATCGATTTGGAGCAAATCAAAGAAGAATTTGAGAGGCAATACAATAAAACTTTAACTAGCTACGTTGAG GGCGAAACGGGTGGTGATTATAAAAAAGCGTTATTAGCTATTATTAagtaa
- the LOC111426920 gene encoding annexin B10 isoform X1 — protein MATITAKSNFNVAEDATTLREAMKGFGTDEDIIIDILTTRTNNQRQAIANYFKNDLERDLIDDLKSELGGHFEDVIVALIMPPTEYLCRELNRAMDGAGTDEETLIEIICSRENGEICKIVDTYESVYERPLTEHMCSETGGELRRLLTLILTGTRDDSKIINAEEAKEKAQALYEAGEGRWGTHESTFSAILAHENFKQLRLIFDEYKNISGNTIEQALKHELDGDYLDALLTIVECIQSPPAYFAQRLYKAMHGLGTDDKTLIRIIVSRSEIDLEQIKEEFERQYNKTLTSYVEQGETGGDYKKALLAIIK, from the exons ATGGCAACAATAActgcaaaatcaaattttaacgTCGCCGAAGATGCAACAACATTAAGAGAAGCCATGAAGGGTTTCGGAACTGATGAAGatataattattgatattttaaccactagaactaataatCAACGTCAAGCTATCgctaattattttaaaaatgatttggaaagg gatttaaTCGATGATTTAAAAAGTGAACTTGGCGGTCATTTTGAAGACGTCATAGTCGCTCTAATAATGCCACCTACCGAATATTTATGTCGTGAACTTAATCGAGCTATGGATGGGGCAGGAACGGATGAAGAAACTTTAATTGAGATTATTTGCAGTAGAGAAAATGGGGAGATttgtaaaattgttgataCATACGAAAGCG TCTATGAACGTCCTCTTACTGAACATATGTGCAGTGAAACCGGCGGTGAATTGCGAAGACTCTTAACGTTGATCTTAACGGGAACTCGTGATGATTCGAAAATAATCAATGCGGAAGAGGCAAAAGAAAAAGCACAAGCTTTGTACGAAGCCGGCGAAGGTCGTTGGGGTACTCACGAAAGTACTTTTTCAGCGATTTTGGCGCACGAAAATTTCAAACAGcttagattaatttttgatgagtataaaaatatttctggaaATACCATCGAACAAGCGCTTAAACACGAATTAGATGGAGATTATTTGGATGCTTTGTTAACAATAG ttgaaTGTATTCAAAGTCCACCGGCTTATTTCGCTCAAAGACTGTACAAAGCAATGCATGGTTTAGGTACTGATGATAAAACTTTGATTAGAATAATTGTGAGTCGATCAGAAATCGATTTGGAGCAAATCAAAGAAGAATTTGAGAGGCAATACAATAAAACTTTAACTAGCTACGTTGAG caGGGCGAAACGGGTGGTGATTATAAAAAAGCGTTATTAGCTATTATTAagtaa